In a genomic window of Balaenoptera ricei isolate mBalRic1 chromosome 3, mBalRic1.hap2, whole genome shotgun sequence:
- the TRIP10 gene encoding cdc42-interacting protein 4 isoform X4, with protein MDWGTELWDQFEVLERHTQWGLDLLDRYVKFVKERTEVEQAYAKQLRSLVKKYMPKRPGKDDPESKFSQQQSFVQILQEVNDFAGQRELVAESLSVHVCLELAKYSQEMKQERKMHFQEGRRAQQQLESGFKQLENSKRKFERDCREAEKAAQTAERLDQDINATKADVEKAKQQAHLRSHMAEESKNEYAAQLQRFNRDQAHFYFSQMPQIFNKLQDMDERRATHLGAGYRLLSEAELQVVPIIAKCLEGMKVAADAVDAKNDSQVLIELHKSGFARPGDVEFEDFSQPMNRVPSDSSLGTPSDGRPELRGPGRSRAKRWPFGKKNKTVVTEDFSHLPPEQQRKRLQQQLEERNRELQKEIDQREALKKMKDVYEKTPQMGDPASLEPRITETLNNIERLKLEVQKYEAWLAEAESRVLSNRGDTLGRHTRPPDPPASAPPDSSSNSNNGSQDNKESSEEPPSEEGQEAPIYTEFDEDFEEEPASPIGHCVAIYHFEGSSEGTISMAEGEDLSLMEEDKGDGWTRVRRKQGGEGYVPTSYLRVTLN; from the exons ATGGATTGGGGCACCGAACTGTGG GATCAGTTCGAGGTGCTCGAGCGGCACACGCAGTGGGGTCTGGACCTGTTGGACAGATACGTGAAGTTCGTGAAAGAGCGGACGGAGGTGGAGCAGGCTTATGCAAAGCAGCTGCG GAGCCTGGTGAAAAAATATATGCCCAAAAGACCTGGCAAAGATGACCCAGAATCCAA GTTCAGCCAGCAGCAGTCATTTGTGCAGATTCTCCAGGAGGTGAATGATTTTGCGGGCCAGCGGGAGCTGGTGGCCGAGAGCCTCAGTGTCCATGTGTGTCTCGAGCTGGCCAAGTACTCACAGGAGATGAAACAGGAGAGAAAGATG CACTTCCAAGAAGGCCGTCGGGCCCAGCAGCAGCTGGAAAGTGGCTTCAAGCAGCTGGAGAAT AGTAAGCGTAAGTTTGAGCGGGACTGCCGGGAGGCTGAGAAGGCAGCTCAGACGGCCGAGCGGCTGGACCAGGATATCAATGCTACCAAGGCTGATGTGGAGAAG GCCAAGCAACAAGCCCACCTTCGGAGTCACATggcagaagaaagcaaaaatgagTATGCAGCCCAACTACAGCGCTTCAACCGAGACCAGGCTCACTTCTATTTTTCCCAGATGCCCCAGATATTTAAT AAGCTGCAGGACATGGACGAGCGGCGGGCCACCCACCTGGGGGCTGGGTACAGGCTCCTGTCAGAGGCTGAGCTGCAGGTGGTACCCATCATCGCCAAGTGTTTGGAGGGCATGAAGGTGGCTGCGGATGCTGTGGATGCCAAGAAC gactcCCAGGTCCTAATCGAGCTGCACAAGTCAGGCTTTGCCCGCCCGGGCGACGTGGAATTTGAAGACTTCAGCCAGCCCATGAACCGCGTGCCCTCGGACAGCAGCCTGGGCACCCCCTCAGATGGACGGCCCGAGCTCCGAGGCCCTGGCCGCAGCCGGGCTAAGCGCTGGCCCTTCGGCAAGAAGAACAAG ACAGTGGTGACCGAGGATTTCAGCCACTTGCCCCCGGAGCAGCAGAGAAAGCGGCTTCAGCAGCAGCTGGAAGAACGGAACCGTGAACTACAGAAGGAGATCGACCAGAG GGAGGCCTTGAAGAAAATGAAGGATGTATATGAGAAGACACCCCAGATGGGGGACCCGGCCAGCTTGGAACCCCGGATCACAGAAACCCTGAACAACATCGAACGGCTGAAATTGGAAGTACAGAAGTATGAG GCTTGGCTGGCAGAAGCCGAGAGCCGGGTCCTGAGCAACCGGGGGGACACCCTGGGCCGGCACACTCGGCCTCCAGACCCCCCAGCCAGCGCCCCACcagacagcagcagcaacagcaacaacggATCACAGGATAATAAGGAGAG CTCTGAAGAGCCCCCCTCCGAGGAGGGTCAGGAGGCTCCCATCTACACGGAGTTCGATGAGGATTTTGAGGAGGAGCCTGCATCCCCCATAGGTCACTGTGTGGCCATCTACCATTTTGAAG GGTCCAGCGAGGGCACCATCTCCATGGCCGAGGGCGAGGACCTCAGTCTCATGGAAGAAGATAAAGGCGACGGCTGGACCCGGGTCAGGCGGAAACAGGGAGGTGAGGGCTACGTGCCCACCTCCTACCTCCGCGTCACACTCAACTGA
- the TRIP10 gene encoding cdc42-interacting protein 4 isoform X2, giving the protein MDWGTELWDQFEVLERHTQWGLDLLDRYVKFVKERTEVEQAYAKQLRSLVKKYMPKRPGKDDPESKFSQQQSFVQILQEVNDFAGQRELVAESLSVHVCLELAKYSQEMKQERKMHFQEGRRAQQQLESGFKQLENSKRKFERDCREAEKAAQTAERLDQDINATKADVEKAKQQAHLRSHMAEESKNEYAAQLQRFNRDQAHFYFSQMPQIFNDSQVLIELHKSGFARPGDVEFEDFSQPMNRVPSDSSLGTPSDGRPELRGPGRSRAKRWPFGKKNKPRPPPLSPLGGPLPSALPNGPPSPRSGLDPLAILSEISKSVKPRLASFRSLRGSRGTVVTEDFSHLPPEQQRKRLQQQLEERNRELQKEIDQREALKKMKDVYEKTPQMGDPASLEPRITETLNNIERLKLEVQKYEAWLAEAESRVLSNRGDTLGRHTRPPDPPASAPPDSSSNSNNGSQDNKESSEEPPSEEGQEAPIYTEFDEDFEEEPASPIGHCVAIYHFEGSSEGTISMAEGEDLSLMEEDKGDGWTRVRRKQGGEGYVPTSYLRVTLN; this is encoded by the exons ATGGATTGGGGCACCGAACTGTGG GATCAGTTCGAGGTGCTCGAGCGGCACACGCAGTGGGGTCTGGACCTGTTGGACAGATACGTGAAGTTCGTGAAAGAGCGGACGGAGGTGGAGCAGGCTTATGCAAAGCAGCTGCG GAGCCTGGTGAAAAAATATATGCCCAAAAGACCTGGCAAAGATGACCCAGAATCCAA GTTCAGCCAGCAGCAGTCATTTGTGCAGATTCTCCAGGAGGTGAATGATTTTGCGGGCCAGCGGGAGCTGGTGGCCGAGAGCCTCAGTGTCCATGTGTGTCTCGAGCTGGCCAAGTACTCACAGGAGATGAAACAGGAGAGAAAGATG CACTTCCAAGAAGGCCGTCGGGCCCAGCAGCAGCTGGAAAGTGGCTTCAAGCAGCTGGAGAAT AGTAAGCGTAAGTTTGAGCGGGACTGCCGGGAGGCTGAGAAGGCAGCTCAGACGGCCGAGCGGCTGGACCAGGATATCAATGCTACCAAGGCTGATGTGGAGAAG GCCAAGCAACAAGCCCACCTTCGGAGTCACATggcagaagaaagcaaaaatgagTATGCAGCCCAACTACAGCGCTTCAACCGAGACCAGGCTCACTTCTATTTTTCCCAGATGCCCCAGATATTTAAT gactcCCAGGTCCTAATCGAGCTGCACAAGTCAGGCTTTGCCCGCCCGGGCGACGTGGAATTTGAAGACTTCAGCCAGCCCATGAACCGCGTGCCCTCGGACAGCAGCCTGGGCACCCCCTCAGATGGACGGCCCGAGCTCCGAGGCCCTGGCCGCAGCCGGGCTAAGCGCTGGCCCTTCGGCAAGAAGAACAAG CCGCGccctccacccctctcccccctGGGGGGCCCCCTGCCCTCGGCATTACCTAACGGACCCCCGTCCCCCCGCTCCGGCCTCGACCCCTTGGCCATACTGAGTGAGATCAGTAAGTCAGTCAAACCGCGGCTAGCATCCTTCCGCAGCCTTCGAGGCAGCCGTGGG ACAGTGGTGACCGAGGATTTCAGCCACTTGCCCCCGGAGCAGCAGAGAAAGCGGCTTCAGCAGCAGCTGGAAGAACGGAACCGTGAACTACAGAAGGAGATCGACCAGAG GGAGGCCTTGAAGAAAATGAAGGATGTATATGAGAAGACACCCCAGATGGGGGACCCGGCCAGCTTGGAACCCCGGATCACAGAAACCCTGAACAACATCGAACGGCTGAAATTGGAAGTACAGAAGTATGAG GCTTGGCTGGCAGAAGCCGAGAGCCGGGTCCTGAGCAACCGGGGGGACACCCTGGGCCGGCACACTCGGCCTCCAGACCCCCCAGCCAGCGCCCCACcagacagcagcagcaacagcaacaacggATCACAGGATAATAAGGAGAG CTCTGAAGAGCCCCCCTCCGAGGAGGGTCAGGAGGCTCCCATCTACACGGAGTTCGATGAGGATTTTGAGGAGGAGCCTGCATCCCCCATAGGTCACTGTGTGGCCATCTACCATTTTGAAG GGTCCAGCGAGGGCACCATCTCCATGGCCGAGGGCGAGGACCTCAGTCTCATGGAAGAAGATAAAGGCGACGGCTGGACCCGGGTCAGGCGGAAACAGGGAGGTGAGGGCTACGTGCCCACCTCCTACCTCCGCGTCACACTCAACTGA
- the TRIP10 gene encoding cdc42-interacting protein 4 isoform X1 gives MDWGTELWDQFEVLERHTQWGLDLLDRYVKFVKERTEVEQAYAKQLRSLVKKYMPKRPGKDDPESKFSQQQSFVQILQEVNDFAGQRELVAESLSVHVCLELAKYSQEMKQERKMHFQEGRRAQQQLESGFKQLENSKRKFERDCREAEKAAQTAERLDQDINATKADVEKAKQQAHLRSHMAEESKNEYAAQLQRFNRDQAHFYFSQMPQIFNKLQDMDERRATHLGAGYRLLSEAELQVVPIIAKCLEGMKVAADAVDAKNDSQVLIELHKSGFARPGDVEFEDFSQPMNRVPSDSSLGTPSDGRPELRGPGRSRAKRWPFGKKNKPRPPPLSPLGGPLPSALPNGPPSPRSGLDPLAILSEISKSVKPRLASFRSLRGSRGTVVTEDFSHLPPEQQRKRLQQQLEERNRELQKEIDQREALKKMKDVYEKTPQMGDPASLEPRITETLNNIERLKLEVQKYEAWLAEAESRVLSNRGDTLGRHTRPPDPPASAPPDSSSNSNNGSQDNKESSEEPPSEEGQEAPIYTEFDEDFEEEPASPIGHCVAIYHFEGSSEGTISMAEGEDLSLMEEDKGDGWTRVRRKQGGEGYVPTSYLRVTLN, from the exons ATGGATTGGGGCACCGAACTGTGG GATCAGTTCGAGGTGCTCGAGCGGCACACGCAGTGGGGTCTGGACCTGTTGGACAGATACGTGAAGTTCGTGAAAGAGCGGACGGAGGTGGAGCAGGCTTATGCAAAGCAGCTGCG GAGCCTGGTGAAAAAATATATGCCCAAAAGACCTGGCAAAGATGACCCAGAATCCAA GTTCAGCCAGCAGCAGTCATTTGTGCAGATTCTCCAGGAGGTGAATGATTTTGCGGGCCAGCGGGAGCTGGTGGCCGAGAGCCTCAGTGTCCATGTGTGTCTCGAGCTGGCCAAGTACTCACAGGAGATGAAACAGGAGAGAAAGATG CACTTCCAAGAAGGCCGTCGGGCCCAGCAGCAGCTGGAAAGTGGCTTCAAGCAGCTGGAGAAT AGTAAGCGTAAGTTTGAGCGGGACTGCCGGGAGGCTGAGAAGGCAGCTCAGACGGCCGAGCGGCTGGACCAGGATATCAATGCTACCAAGGCTGATGTGGAGAAG GCCAAGCAACAAGCCCACCTTCGGAGTCACATggcagaagaaagcaaaaatgagTATGCAGCCCAACTACAGCGCTTCAACCGAGACCAGGCTCACTTCTATTTTTCCCAGATGCCCCAGATATTTAAT AAGCTGCAGGACATGGACGAGCGGCGGGCCACCCACCTGGGGGCTGGGTACAGGCTCCTGTCAGAGGCTGAGCTGCAGGTGGTACCCATCATCGCCAAGTGTTTGGAGGGCATGAAGGTGGCTGCGGATGCTGTGGATGCCAAGAAC gactcCCAGGTCCTAATCGAGCTGCACAAGTCAGGCTTTGCCCGCCCGGGCGACGTGGAATTTGAAGACTTCAGCCAGCCCATGAACCGCGTGCCCTCGGACAGCAGCCTGGGCACCCCCTCAGATGGACGGCCCGAGCTCCGAGGCCCTGGCCGCAGCCGGGCTAAGCGCTGGCCCTTCGGCAAGAAGAACAAG CCGCGccctccacccctctcccccctGGGGGGCCCCCTGCCCTCGGCATTACCTAACGGACCCCCGTCCCCCCGCTCCGGCCTCGACCCCTTGGCCATACTGAGTGAGATCAGTAAGTCAGTCAAACCGCGGCTAGCATCCTTCCGCAGCCTTCGAGGCAGCCGTGGG ACAGTGGTGACCGAGGATTTCAGCCACTTGCCCCCGGAGCAGCAGAGAAAGCGGCTTCAGCAGCAGCTGGAAGAACGGAACCGTGAACTACAGAAGGAGATCGACCAGAG GGAGGCCTTGAAGAAAATGAAGGATGTATATGAGAAGACACCCCAGATGGGGGACCCGGCCAGCTTGGAACCCCGGATCACAGAAACCCTGAACAACATCGAACGGCTGAAATTGGAAGTACAGAAGTATGAG GCTTGGCTGGCAGAAGCCGAGAGCCGGGTCCTGAGCAACCGGGGGGACACCCTGGGCCGGCACACTCGGCCTCCAGACCCCCCAGCCAGCGCCCCACcagacagcagcagcaacagcaacaacggATCACAGGATAATAAGGAGAG CTCTGAAGAGCCCCCCTCCGAGGAGGGTCAGGAGGCTCCCATCTACACGGAGTTCGATGAGGATTTTGAGGAGGAGCCTGCATCCCCCATAGGTCACTGTGTGGCCATCTACCATTTTGAAG GGTCCAGCGAGGGCACCATCTCCATGGCCGAGGGCGAGGACCTCAGTCTCATGGAAGAAGATAAAGGCGACGGCTGGACCCGGGTCAGGCGGAAACAGGGAGGTGAGGGCTACGTGCCCACCTCCTACCTCCGCGTCACACTCAACTGA
- the TRIP10 gene encoding cdc42-interacting protein 4 isoform X3 has protein sequence MPKRPGKDDPESKFSQQQSFVQILQEVNDFAGQRELVAESLSVHVCLELAKYSQEMKQERKMHFQEGRRAQQQLESGFKQLENSKRKFERDCREAEKAAQTAERLDQDINATKADVEKAKQQAHLRSHMAEESKNEYAAQLQRFNRDQAHFYFSQMPQIFNKLQDMDERRATHLGAGYRLLSEAELQVVPIIAKCLEGMKVAADAVDAKNDSQVLIELHKSGFARPGDVEFEDFSQPMNRVPSDSSLGTPSDGRPELRGPGRSRAKRWPFGKKNKPRPPPLSPLGGPLPSALPNGPPSPRSGLDPLAILSEISKSVKPRLASFRSLRGSRGTVVTEDFSHLPPEQQRKRLQQQLEERNRELQKEIDQREALKKMKDVYEKTPQMGDPASLEPRITETLNNIERLKLEVQKYEAWLAEAESRVLSNRGDTLGRHTRPPDPPASAPPDSSSNSNNGSQDNKESSEEPPSEEGQEAPIYTEFDEDFEEEPASPIGHCVAIYHFEGSSEGTISMAEGEDLSLMEEDKGDGWTRVRRKQGGEGYVPTSYLRVTLN, from the exons ATGCCCAAAAGACCTGGCAAAGATGACCCAGAATCCAA GTTCAGCCAGCAGCAGTCATTTGTGCAGATTCTCCAGGAGGTGAATGATTTTGCGGGCCAGCGGGAGCTGGTGGCCGAGAGCCTCAGTGTCCATGTGTGTCTCGAGCTGGCCAAGTACTCACAGGAGATGAAACAGGAGAGAAAGATG CACTTCCAAGAAGGCCGTCGGGCCCAGCAGCAGCTGGAAAGTGGCTTCAAGCAGCTGGAGAAT AGTAAGCGTAAGTTTGAGCGGGACTGCCGGGAGGCTGAGAAGGCAGCTCAGACGGCCGAGCGGCTGGACCAGGATATCAATGCTACCAAGGCTGATGTGGAGAAG GCCAAGCAACAAGCCCACCTTCGGAGTCACATggcagaagaaagcaaaaatgagTATGCAGCCCAACTACAGCGCTTCAACCGAGACCAGGCTCACTTCTATTTTTCCCAGATGCCCCAGATATTTAAT AAGCTGCAGGACATGGACGAGCGGCGGGCCACCCACCTGGGGGCTGGGTACAGGCTCCTGTCAGAGGCTGAGCTGCAGGTGGTACCCATCATCGCCAAGTGTTTGGAGGGCATGAAGGTGGCTGCGGATGCTGTGGATGCCAAGAAC gactcCCAGGTCCTAATCGAGCTGCACAAGTCAGGCTTTGCCCGCCCGGGCGACGTGGAATTTGAAGACTTCAGCCAGCCCATGAACCGCGTGCCCTCGGACAGCAGCCTGGGCACCCCCTCAGATGGACGGCCCGAGCTCCGAGGCCCTGGCCGCAGCCGGGCTAAGCGCTGGCCCTTCGGCAAGAAGAACAAG CCGCGccctccacccctctcccccctGGGGGGCCCCCTGCCCTCGGCATTACCTAACGGACCCCCGTCCCCCCGCTCCGGCCTCGACCCCTTGGCCATACTGAGTGAGATCAGTAAGTCAGTCAAACCGCGGCTAGCATCCTTCCGCAGCCTTCGAGGCAGCCGTGGG ACAGTGGTGACCGAGGATTTCAGCCACTTGCCCCCGGAGCAGCAGAGAAAGCGGCTTCAGCAGCAGCTGGAAGAACGGAACCGTGAACTACAGAAGGAGATCGACCAGAG GGAGGCCTTGAAGAAAATGAAGGATGTATATGAGAAGACACCCCAGATGGGGGACCCGGCCAGCTTGGAACCCCGGATCACAGAAACCCTGAACAACATCGAACGGCTGAAATTGGAAGTACAGAAGTATGAG GCTTGGCTGGCAGAAGCCGAGAGCCGGGTCCTGAGCAACCGGGGGGACACCCTGGGCCGGCACACTCGGCCTCCAGACCCCCCAGCCAGCGCCCCACcagacagcagcagcaacagcaacaacggATCACAGGATAATAAGGAGAG CTCTGAAGAGCCCCCCTCCGAGGAGGGTCAGGAGGCTCCCATCTACACGGAGTTCGATGAGGATTTTGAGGAGGAGCCTGCATCCCCCATAGGTCACTGTGTGGCCATCTACCATTTTGAAG GGTCCAGCGAGGGCACCATCTCCATGGCCGAGGGCGAGGACCTCAGTCTCATGGAAGAAGATAAAGGCGACGGCTGGACCCGGGTCAGGCGGAAACAGGGAGGTGAGGGCTACGTGCCCACCTCCTACCTCCGCGTCACACTCAACTGA